Proteins encoded by one window of Cannabis sativa cultivar Pink pepper isolate KNU-18-1 chromosome 4, ASM2916894v1, whole genome shotgun sequence:
- the LOC115715179 gene encoding glycosyltransferase BC10 isoform X1 translates to MIKRLKYCDIWYRKIVKEGIRNIRMKGMPRSRDKDDSEKHMGLLKLVQILSFLVVFVAGVVFGLVTTSHFSQHVVSKAEIYSFINHFSADAPEAVKNGNCTVVKDCNKVEDCLSMNSFVRPKNITHYMSDDELFWRASMVPTKEEFPYNRVPKVAFMFLTRGPLPLLPLWEKFFQGHEKLFSIYVHAVPGFKLNVSSTSPFYGREIPSQKVHWGTVTLADAEKRLLANALLDFSNERFVLVSESCIPVYNFSTVYKYLTRSAHSFVESYDEPTRYGRGRYSRRMLPDIKLYQWRKGSQWFELNRALAVYIVSDTKYYTLFKKYCLPACYPDEHYLPTFINMFHGSLNSNRTVTWVDWSIGGPHPVTYGEANITKEFIQSIRSKGTPCQYNLGTTSICYLFARKFAPSALEPLLNLSSSVMGF, encoded by the exons ATGATTAAGAGACTGAAGTATTGTGATATTTGGTATAGAAAAATAGTGAAAGAAGGTATTAGAAACATTAGGATGAAAGGAATGCCGAGAAGTAGAGACAAGGATGACAGTGAGAAGCACATGGGTTTACTTAAACTCGTGCAAATTCTCTCATTTTTGGTTGTTTTCGTAGCTGGTGTGGTTTTCGGATTAGTAACTACCTCGCATTTCAGTCAGCATGTTGTTTCAAAGGCAGAGATTTATTCTTTTATCAATCATTTCTCTGCTGATGCTCCTGAGGCTGTTAAGAATGGTAACTGTACTGTTGTGAAGGATTGTAACAAGGTTGAGGATTGTTTGAGCATGAATTCGTTTGTTAGACCGAAGAACATAACACATTATATGTCCGATGATGAGCTATTTTGGAGAGCTTCAATGGTGCCAACCAAAGAAGAGTTTCCCTACAATAGAGTTCCTAAAGTGGCATTTATGTTTTTGACAAGAGGGCCATTGCCATTGCTGCCATTGTGGGAGAAATTTTTTCAGGGGCATGAGAAACTTTTCTCAATTTATGTTCATGCTGTTCCTGGTTTTAAGCTCAATGTTTCTAGTACATCTCCCTTTTATGGACGAGAAATTCCAAGTCAG AAAGTTCATTGGGGAACAGTAACACTGGCTGATGCAGAGAAGCGTCTTTTAGCCAATGCCTTGCTTGATTTCTCAAATGAGCGGTTTGTTCTTGTTTCTGAAAGTTGCATCCCTGTCTATAACTTCTCAACTGTCTACAAATATCTAACTCGGTCAGCTCATAGCTTTGTTGAGTCCTATGATGAGCCTACCCGTTATGGACGTGGTCGTTATAGCCGCAGAATGCTTCCTGATATTAAACTCTATCAATGGCGAAAAGGGTCTCAATGGTTTGAACTTAATCGTGCTCTAGCTGTATATATCGTCTCAGATACCAAGTACTATACCCTTTTCAAGAAATATTGTTTGCCTGCTTGTTATCCTGATGAGCATTACTTACCAACTTTTATCAACATGTTTCATGGCTCACTGAATTCTAATCGTACTGTGACCTGGGTTGACTGGTCAATTGGAGGCCCTCACCCGGTAACATATGGAGAGGCTAATATAACCAAAGAATTTATACAATCGATAAGGAGTAAGGGAACACCCTGCCAATACAATTTGGGGACAACATCTATTTGTTATTTGTTTGCTAGAAAGTTTGCTCCAAGTGCTTTGGAGCCTTTGCTCAACCTCTCTTCCTCAGTGATgggattttga
- the LOC115715179 gene encoding glycosyltransferase BC10 isoform X2, with protein MKGMPRSRDKDDSEKHMGLLKLVQILSFLVVFVAGVVFGLVTTSHFSQHVVSKAEIYSFINHFSADAPEAVKNGNCTVVKDCNKVEDCLSMNSFVRPKNITHYMSDDELFWRASMVPTKEEFPYNRVPKVAFMFLTRGPLPLLPLWEKFFQGHEKLFSIYVHAVPGFKLNVSSTSPFYGREIPSQKVHWGTVTLADAEKRLLANALLDFSNERFVLVSESCIPVYNFSTVYKYLTRSAHSFVESYDEPTRYGRGRYSRRMLPDIKLYQWRKGSQWFELNRALAVYIVSDTKYYTLFKKYCLPACYPDEHYLPTFINMFHGSLNSNRTVTWVDWSIGGPHPVTYGEANITKEFIQSIRSKGTPCQYNLGTTSICYLFARKFAPSALEPLLNLSSSVMGF; from the exons ATGAAAGGAATGCCGAGAAGTAGAGACAAGGATGACAGTGAGAAGCACATGGGTTTACTTAAACTCGTGCAAATTCTCTCATTTTTGGTTGTTTTCGTAGCTGGTGTGGTTTTCGGATTAGTAACTACCTCGCATTTCAGTCAGCATGTTGTTTCAAAGGCAGAGATTTATTCTTTTATCAATCATTTCTCTGCTGATGCTCCTGAGGCTGTTAAGAATGGTAACTGTACTGTTGTGAAGGATTGTAACAAGGTTGAGGATTGTTTGAGCATGAATTCGTTTGTTAGACCGAAGAACATAACACATTATATGTCCGATGATGAGCTATTTTGGAGAGCTTCAATGGTGCCAACCAAAGAAGAGTTTCCCTACAATAGAGTTCCTAAAGTGGCATTTATGTTTTTGACAAGAGGGCCATTGCCATTGCTGCCATTGTGGGAGAAATTTTTTCAGGGGCATGAGAAACTTTTCTCAATTTATGTTCATGCTGTTCCTGGTTTTAAGCTCAATGTTTCTAGTACATCTCCCTTTTATGGACGAGAAATTCCAAGTCAG AAAGTTCATTGGGGAACAGTAACACTGGCTGATGCAGAGAAGCGTCTTTTAGCCAATGCCTTGCTTGATTTCTCAAATGAGCGGTTTGTTCTTGTTTCTGAAAGTTGCATCCCTGTCTATAACTTCTCAACTGTCTACAAATATCTAACTCGGTCAGCTCATAGCTTTGTTGAGTCCTATGATGAGCCTACCCGTTATGGACGTGGTCGTTATAGCCGCAGAATGCTTCCTGATATTAAACTCTATCAATGGCGAAAAGGGTCTCAATGGTTTGAACTTAATCGTGCTCTAGCTGTATATATCGTCTCAGATACCAAGTACTATACCCTTTTCAAGAAATATTGTTTGCCTGCTTGTTATCCTGATGAGCATTACTTACCAACTTTTATCAACATGTTTCATGGCTCACTGAATTCTAATCGTACTGTGACCTGGGTTGACTGGTCAATTGGAGGCCCTCACCCGGTAACATATGGAGAGGCTAATATAACCAAAGAATTTATACAATCGATAAGGAGTAAGGGAACACCCTGCCAATACAATTTGGGGACAACATCTATTTGTTATTTGTTTGCTAGAAAGTTTGCTCCAAGTGCTTTGGAGCCTTTGCTCAACCTCTCTTCCTCAGTGATgggattttga